A region from the Hydrogenimonas sp. genome encodes:
- a CDS encoding possible galanin, with the protein MPVRASDLLDFYYDELYPRLQKLEEERKSAAKKVVASSALIVVATLLFLYYSGGEYLVETGITAFAAGGFAFRWFISGYRRRFKKRVLGELVASIDPTLVYNPVGGIPREIFVMSGLFDTDIDFYRGEDLIRGRIGETPIEFSNLTVQRIVEDSKGRKYKETVFSGTFIVTEFHKHFQKPVLIYPDLAEKYFGVAGSWVQGMVSSGLVRMDSPAFEKEFKVYSEDPVEAHYLLTPVIMERLVELRREADAPVYISFRYNRLFIAIKNGGKWFEPVLFKSLLSLDVFRGYIENLNLILSIVEELNLNRRIWSKE; encoded by the coding sequence ATGCCGGTCAGAGCCTCGGATCTTCTAGACTTCTATTACGATGAGCTCTATCCGAGGCTGCAGAAGCTTGAGGAGGAGAGAAAAAGTGCCGCCAAAAAGGTCGTTGCCTCTTCGGCTCTCATAGTCGTTGCGACACTGCTCTTCCTCTATTACAGCGGCGGTGAGTATCTTGTCGAGACCGGTATTACCGCCTTTGCGGCGGGCGGTTTTGCGTTTAGATGGTTTATCTCCGGGTATCGCAGGAGATTCAAAAAGAGAGTTTTAGGCGAACTGGTAGCGAGTATCGACCCTACTCTCGTCTACAACCCTGTCGGGGGGATTCCCCGCGAAATTTTCGTTATGAGCGGCCTTTTCGATACAGATATAGACTTCTACCGCGGAGAAGATCTGATAAGAGGGAGAATCGGAGAGACTCCCATAGAGTTCAGTAATCTGACCGTTCAGAGGATTGTGGAGGATTCGAAAGGGCGTAAATACAAAGAGACCGTTTTCAGCGGCACATTCATCGTGACCGAATTTCATAAACACTTCCAAAAACCGGTGCTGATCTATCCCGACCTGGCGGAGAAGTATTTCGGTGTGGCGGGAAGCTGGGTGCAGGGCATGGTAAGCTCCGGACTCGTCCGCATGGACAGCCCGGCCTTCGAGAAGGAGTTCAAGGTCTACTCGGAAGATCCCGTAGAGGCGCACTACCTTCTGACTCCCGTAATCATGGAGAGGCTTGTGGAGCTGAGAAGAGAGGCCGACGCTCCGGTCTACATCTCCTTCAGATACAACAGGCTCTTCATAGCAATAAAAAACGGCGGCAAATGGTTCGAGCCCGTACTATTCAAATCCCTCCTCTCCTTGGATGTTTTCAGAGGTTATATAGAAAATCTTAATCTAATTCTTAGTATTGTAGAGGAGCTGAATCTAAACCGCAGAATCTGGAGCAAGGAGTGA